The genomic segment TGCGGCTCTGCATCTTCCCCCGGAGCCGCCAGCTCGGGCTCCGGTTCCTCAGCAGCACCTAAAGGGAGAGCACCAGAGGAGTACCGAGGAGCAAGCCTGGGGAGGTGGTGGCGGCAGGAGCGGCGCTGGGGCGGCGGGGGACCCGCCCAGGGCGCGGGGAGGGGCCCGACtacgccacccccacccccccacgcccgcccctccccccgtcGCCGCTGTCCGTGGTGCTGAGCGCGGCCCCGAGCGGCGCGGCTCTGCGCTGCCGCCAAGCATGCGCATCCTGGGGGTAGGGAAAGGGGCGGGGGAGACGAATGGAGAGTAGATCCTGGTCTGCTCAGGTCCTGCTCCATGCTGACCACAGTAGACCCCAACCTGCAAGTCTGCATGGGGAACCTGGCCTGGCTCAGTCAAGGGTCAGGTAGTTCCCAGGACAAGACTAAATTACTGTGACCATGTGTCTAGGTCCCCAGATCTAATGGAGGACCTTCAGCTCAACCTGGTTAACTCCCTTTCCCCCAGACCGACTTACTGTGAGTGGAGAGGACCAGGTGAAAACACTGGCTGGACTCAGGCCATTTCTGTGGAGGACTGTCAtgctgggtggggagggcagaaacTCAGCCTGGGAACCAGGGGAGCTGCCTCCCTGCCTTCCAAACTTCTGGGACCACCTACCTTCTGTTCCCCTTCATCCTTCTGCTTTTCcctcacctcctcagagaagaaAAGACCTTCCAATTCCCCAGGCCCAAGGGGGCTGGGCTCACCTCCATCCAGTGCTGGTATGGCAGGAGGCATTGTCACTGTTGCCTGCTGAGCCAGACTCTCCACCTGCAATAAGGCACCCTAAAGATGGGCAGGTAGGGCCTCAGCCATAGTCCCATCAGTGCTAAGGAAACCCTGAAATAACCCTGGGCTATATGACCCCAGAAGACATTAAAGAACCCCTGCAAGGCAGTGGCCAGGTCACTGTGTATGTGTGCctgtgcacgcatgcacatgccTGCGTGCACAATTCTCCCTCACCAGCCGATCACGGGCTGCATTCAGCCCCTCCAGGGCCTGAGCCACAATGCTCTCTGCCAAGGTCCCCGTGACTGACAACCGCATATccctgagagcaagagagagcaaagATTAGTGTGCTATCTATGCCCAGTCCTGTCTAGTCCAGTTTAGCCCAGTCCCATCCAGCTTACCGGAGCCTAGTGAAGGCATCTTGCAGCAGGTGCTCTGGGAGCAGTTCTGGGAGGCCCCTTGAGCCCACCAGAACCCCCTCTAGCTGCTCCCTCCACCTGGGTCCCTGTAGCATCTGTGGGCAGAGGCTCCTTGTTGTGTCCAGTGTAGCCTGAGTGAAATCCTGGGTAAAGATCAGAACATGGAGGGTGTGGCCTAAAGCTCCAACCCTCACAGAACAGTGATTCAAGGAATATCACAGTCAAACCTATGGGATAGGGGTCAAGCCTATTATGGAGGTGGAGATGGGGTTGGGGCTAGGATACCATCTTACTTGAATATCTTTACGGCAGACCTCGCCCACCTGTCCCAAGAGGCCCTCTAGCTTTTGCCGCAGCTGCCACTGATGACTTGGGGAGCTTCCAGCCTCATACAGAATTGGGAGAATCTGGAGGCCAAGGAGGAGAAGGAGTTGCAAGTTGACACCTGATTAAGTGGGGGAGGGTCTTTTTGCAGTGGTGAAGAGGGGAGTACTCACACTGAGAGAGAAGTTGGCATTTTGGATGGCATCCTCAGCCTGGTGCACAGCAGCTTCACCCTGGGGTCCAGCCCCACAGCCCAGTAGCTCCACATGCTCCTGCACTGACTGACACAGTTCGTTcacttcctggggggggggggggggggagatgcaTCAAGAATCAGTCCGATCTTagtcccctcccagccccccagactctgcctccttcccagtgTCTCCAACAGGGTGGTAAGGTCCTGAAGCCAATCCCATCAGGCCAGTCACTTAGGAAACCTATCTGTTCAAGGAGGGCAAGCAGTGTCTCCTTTGGTTCATTTTAGAGACTTTATATATACTCCCTAATTGtcctgaataggaaaaaaaggagCTGTTAGTCGTGTCTGTATTTTAGAAGCTTGATCTGCTTATCATCCACATAGAAGACAGACTTAGTGGTGAGCAGAAATGGGAGTgaggtggggtgcctgtgtggctcagtcggttaagcatccaactcttgattttggttcaggtcatgatctcatggtttgtgggatcacaaccctagtcaggctctgcatcgtcagattctttctcttgggattctttctctctccctctctctctctctctctctctctctgcacctcccctgttctctctctctctcaaaaataaacattaaaaaaaaagaaatggttgtgAGGAGCCATAGATGAAAGATCAGGGGGAGCAAGAGATAGTTGGGGTGGGGGTAAGGATCAGTGTGTGTGAGAGTTAGCAGAGGGAGGACTAAGGAGGTCTGTGGGGGCTCTAATGTGGCCTGAAGAGACCTGGTCCAAACCTCTGTCCACAACACTTGGTGAGTGTGGGCACCATTGAGATTGGGTTCCAGGATAGAGAGAAGAGTTTGTGCAAGGTGATGAAATCACTTGAAAATCTGTAGAATGTGAAGCCCCTGAAGGATGTCTGGGTTGAGATGCCTGAGCTCTAAAGCCTGGGATTTGAGAACAGATGGGTGGAGGGATCTCACAAAGGCAAGGTAGAAGAGGGAGATGAAACCAGAAAAAGTGTCGCTGAGTTTGGCCCCAGcagaggtgggtggagagggCAGAAGAGCCCTGTGAACAGGAAGTCATACATGAGGCTATAatcacctggggtggggggtagggggccGGTAGGATTAAGGGAGGATTTCAAAATAGCTCCCATCTTGAACAGGAGACCCTATTTAAatgcttttaggggcgcctgggtggctcagtcggttgagcgtccgacttcgctcgggtcacgatctcacggtccttgagttcgagccccgcatcaggctctgtgctgacagctcagagcctggagcctgcttcagattctgtgtctccctctcactctggccctccccccgttcatgctctgtctctctctgtctcaaaaataaataaatgttaaaaaaaaaaattaaaaaaaaaaataaatgcttttaaaaggcATCCAGGGGTGTTATTTGGGGGAGCTACCAAGAAGAGGGACTTATCCGGGACAGCATAATTCAGGCACCCTAGCCCCAAGAAAGTCAGACCCTCAAACTCACAGAGGATCTCGAGGGCCAAAGCTCATCCCATCCCCTATCTCCTGTGCCTACTCAAGGTTGAGGGAGGGGACACTAACCTGCTCTGAAGGGTCGGAGACCAGACCCGGTGGCTGCGGACAGGAAGTGCGGTCAGAAGAGGCATGGTCCGCACGGTTATTCCTCAAAAGACAGGCTTGGATCTGAGGACAAGGGATATTGAGAAGTGGTAGGAAGCGGGGCTACCAAGCAGAGCAGGGCAAGGGAGGAGAGGGACCCACACCTGATGCACCGCACGTGTGGTCATTTCCGGGCGGCTGCGATGTGCCTGGGCCACGTCGTTCAGTGGCAGAGGCATGGCCTTTAGGCTGCGGTTCTGCTCCAGGGCCTGCGCTACGTCCAGCAGGCCCAGAGCAGACGTGTGGTTCCGGTCCCAGACGACAGACCTGGGCCAGGCCGGGCTTCAGTCAAGGGCGGAGCTCCACAAGCTCCACCCAACCCGCTGGCCTCGTCCATTCGCCTCGCACACAGGCCGAGGCCGCAGCATTTGTTCCTCCACATTCAGCCCCGCCCCTTAGCCCAgtaagcccccctcccccctccgacCCCGCCCACCGGAGCCTAGTGTTGACCCGAAGTGCCTTGGCCAGCATCTTGGCGCCGGTATCCCCCATGGCGTTGCCGCTGATATCCAGCGCCGTCAGGTTAGGATTCGTGCCCAGGGCCCGGAGCAGGACGCTGGAGGCCAGCTTCAGCCGCGACTCAGCCACCGACAGAGACTGTAGGGGCTGCAGTTAAGAAAAGCGGTCAGCAAGGAGGGCAAGTTACAGAGTCTGAGGGAGCAGGAGTCACAGGGGTCCATTGCCTGAGGATCCCACATTGTCCCAAGAACTCACACAGTCATCATCCTGCATGAGCTGGACAATCCGGTGCAGGACGTCGTCCAGGGTCTCCCTGTGGGGCAGAGGCCGCGGTTTGGAAGGAcctgggtggggtggtggggtgcTGTCTGGGAGGCCCGGGAGTGAGTGGGATGGGGACTCACTTGCACCGGACGTTGAAGTTCCTTCCAAGTGCCACATGTCGCAGGGACCGACTCCTCCCGATGGCCAGCACCAGAGTCACCATGTCTGAGCCGAAGCCTAGGGGTGGCTCGGATCACGCATACGGCGAGGCTGGGGATGAGGTGGGAACTGGTTGGGCAGTGGGAGGGTGGGTTTCCGGGCAGCCTCACCATTATCCGCCAGATCCAGGGAGCTCACTGCGGCGGCGTCGCACACTAAGTCCTGTATCACCTGAGCGCCCGCTGAACGCAGCTGAAGGTGGAAGGTGAAACAAGCTCAGACCGACAGGCCACAGGTGCAGAGGCTCAGGCGCCCAATGGCCGGCGCTCACCGCCTCGCGGCCCCACTCCGCGTGCGCCCACTGCCTGATCACGTCTCGGGCCGGGCGCTCACCTCACAAGCGCTGAGGTCCAGGTGCAGGTCGCCCGTGTGCGTGTTCAGCGCAAGGCCTTCCAAAAGGGCCCTGGGAGAGGATGTCACAGGGGGTGGCGGGAGCTGGGAAAGGGGGCCCCAGGGCGCGAACGAATACCAAGAAGGAAGGGACAGGATACCGGAAGGTCGAGGGGGCGATAGGAGCGGGGTGAAGCTCTGGGGCCCCGGCCTGGGTGGTGGCCGCACACGCCGGGGCGTAACCGTAGGCAGCGACACTGACCTGAGCGCGTCGGGCGGCAGCTTACAGCCCGCCAGGCCCAGGTGCCGAAGCGTCTCCGCACGGCTGAGGAAGAGTTGGAGCGCGTCGGGCGCAGCCCGGGACTTCCTGGGGTGGGCGAGCGGGAGGAGTGGGCTTCCGGGCGCAAGGAGGCGGCTCCCCGCCGTCTCCCCCCTACCCCGCCCGGACCCGCCCCCCTTACGTGCGGGAGAAGACGTTCCTCGAGGCGTCCAGGTGGCTGAGGCTAGCGCAGCAGCCGCCGGCCAGCGCTGCGAAGAGCTGCGGGAAGAGTGTGTAGGCTACACCGGCGATAGATTgagccccccgcctcccccccacgGGTCTACCCTCAGGTCTCGGGCCCGGCCACCGGCCCTACCGATCATCCCCCCACTGACCACCCTCTCACAGTGTCCAGGGCGGCGTCGGTGCCCGCGAGATTCAGGAACATCAGAACATTAGGACGGCTCAGGAAACTATAGAGGCCCTGGTGGGAGGATGAgcgtgggagggagggagtcagggaTCACCTCACCAAGAGCTTCCTGACATCCCACTGTCTGCAGCGCCCCCAATCATTGGCCCTAAAGACAGCCACTCACCCCACTGTCCTCCGAGGACCCCAGCGCCCCAGGGTTCCCGGAAAGATCCAAGTGGGTCAGGGCAGAGTCAAAGGCCACATTGGAAGCCAGTGCCCGGCCCAGAGACCTCATTCCTGTGGTGGAGAGAGTGGCTCAGCAATCAGGCGGATtcacctcccctccccgctcTGACCACCCCACCTACCTCGAGCTGTCAACCCTGTCTGCGCTAGGCTGAGTTTCCTCAGGGCTCCAGGACGATACTCTAGGTGTCTGCTGAGAGCAGCCATGCCTGGGGAATGGGGGCAGCTGTGTGGCTCTCACCTCCTCTAGCCCCAGCCTCCTGGGGGTCCCTAGGTTCATCCGTACCTCGATCATCCAGCAGGTTCCCCGCCAGGCTAAGCTCCCGGAGGGCAGAGCTCGAGTGCCCTGCTAGTGCCTGGGCCAGTCGCCGGACAAAGTCTCTGGGGACGAGACCCCAGGTGTGAGACTCTGACCCTGGATTCCCATCTCCTCCCCAGGCCACTAGCCTCCCAAGCCCAAACCCAAGCCCCCAGACTCCTGTCTCCAAGCCCTACCCTTTCCCCCTTACCCCCTCAGGCCACAGTTCTCTAGCACTAGCTCCTCCAGGTGGGACGATTGACTCATCATGTGCAGAATCTGTTCCGAGACCTCAAGGCTCTGAGAACCAGAGTGGAGGCTCAATGAGCTGCACCCTGGCCACCACACCCttggctcctccctgcccctacACTCTCACCAGCTTCATGTCCACACAGGAGAGGCACTGGAACCACAGGTTGTAGGACAGGGCAGCCACACTCAACGCCAGGTCGCTGggtgagagaagggg from the Prionailurus viverrinus isolate Anna chromosome E2, UM_Priviv_1.0, whole genome shotgun sequence genome contains:
- the CARMIL2 gene encoding capping protein, Arp2/3 and myosin-I linker protein 2 isoform X5; amino-acid sequence: MAQTPDGISCELRGEITRFLWPKEAELLLKTWLPEREGAERGHVLALLRWRAYLLHTCLPLRVDCTFSYLEVQAMALQETPPQVTFELESLPELVLEFAGVAALEQLAQHIAAAIKKVFPRSNLGKLFRKPTSSSMLARLERSSPSEDTLPSSPCGGFLETYEALCDYNGFPFREEIQWDVDTIYHRQGCRHFSLGDFSHLGSRDLALSVAALSYNLWFQCLSCVDMKLSLEVSEQILHMMSQSSHLEELVLENCGLRGDFVRRLAQALAGHSSSALRELSLAGNLLDDRGMAALSRHLEYRPGALRKLSLAQTGLTARGMRSLGRALASNVAFDSALTHLDLSGNPGALGSSEDSGGLYSFLSRPNVLMFLNLAGTDAALDTLFAALAGGCCASLSHLDASRNVFSRTKSRAAPDALQLFLSRAETLRHLGLAGCKLPPDALRALLEGLALNTHTGDLHLDLSACELRSAGAQVIQDLVCDAAAVSSLDLADNGFGSDMVTLVLAIGRSRSLRHVALGRNFNVRCKETLDDVLHRIVQLMQDDDCPLQSLSVAESRLKLASSVLLRALGTNPNLTALDISGNAMGDTGAKMLAKALRVNTRLRSVVWDRNHTSALGLLDVAQALEQNRSLKAMPLPLNDVAQAHRSRPEMTTRAVHQIQACLLRNNRADHASSDRTSCPQPPGLVSDPSEQEVNELCQSVQEHVELLGCGAGPQGEAAVHQAEDAIQNANFSLSILPILYEAGSSPSHQWQLRQKLEGLLGQVGEVCRKDIQDFTQATLDTTRSLCPQMLQGPRWREQLEGVLVGSRGLPELLPEHLLQDAFTRLRDMRLSVTGTLAESIVAQALEGLNAARDRLGALLQVESLAQQATVTMPPAIPALDGGEPSPLGPGELEGLFFSEEVREKQKDEGEQKHDSPPQKWPESSQCFHLVLSTHSAAEEPEPELAAPGEDAEPQAGPSARGSPSPATPGPQAGPLPCMDLPPSGEPLRHPTRARPRPRRQYHHRPPPGGPQVLPALPQEGNGLSARVDEGVEEFFSKRLIQQDSLWVPEEDSANEGGTTPVPRTLRKKLGTLFAFKKPRSTRGSRPDLETSPGAAPRTRKTTLGDLLRPPSRPGRGEEPGGAEGGTSSPDPAHRSRPRYTRESKAYSMILLPAEEEETLGTRPDKRRPLERGDTELAPSFEQRVQVMLQRIGVSRSSGSAEGKRKQSKDGEIKKAGSDGDIMDSSTEAPPISIKSRTHSVSADPSCRPGPGSQGPESTTWKTLGQQLNAELRGRGWGQQDGPGPPSPCPSPSPRRTSPSPDSLVLPEDPCLGPRNEDGQLRPRPLSAGRRAVSVHEDQLQTPAERPLRLQRSPVLKRRPKPEAPSSPGLGSGLGAQPLPPQPTEPSSPEQKPPSPATDQRGGGPNP
- the CARMIL2 gene encoding capping protein, Arp2/3 and myosin-I linker protein 2 isoform X2, which gives rise to MAQTPDGISCELRGEITRFLWPKEAELLLKTWLPEREGAERGHVLALLRWRAYLLHTCLPLRVDCTFSYLEVQAMALQETPPQVRHLVPHHSLQPGLCLLFHLPPHMPNPAALPPQVTFELESLPELVLEFAGVAALEQLAQHIAAAIKKVFPRSNLGKLFRKPTSSSMLARLERSSPSEDTLPSSPCGGFLETYEALCDYNGFPFREEIQWDVDTIYHRQGCRHFSLGDFSHLGSRDLALSVAALSYNLWFQCLSCVDMKLSLEVSEQILHMMSQSSHLEELVLENCGLRGDFVRRLAQALAGHSSSALRELSLAGNLLDDRGMAALSRHLEYRPGALRKLSLAQTGLTARGMRSLGRALASNVAFDSALTHLDLSGNPGALGSSEDSGGLYSFLSRPNVLMFLNLAGTDAALDTLFAALAGGCCASLSHLDASRNVFSRTKSRAAPDALQLFLSRAETLRHLGLAGCKLPPDALRALLEGLALNTHTGDLHLDLSACELRSAGAQVIQDLVCDAAAVSSLDLADNGFGSDMVTLVLAIGRSRSLRHVALGRNFNVRCKETLDDVLHRIVQLMQDDDCPLQSLSVAESRLKLASSVLLRALGTNPNLTALDISGNAMGDTGAKMLAKALRVNTRLRSVVWDRNHTSALGLLDVAQALEQNRSLKAMPLPLNDVAQAHRSRPEMTTRAVHQIQACLLRNNRADHASSDRTSCPQPPGLVSDPSEQEVNELCQSVQEHVELLGCGAGPQGEAAVHQAEDAIQNANFSLSILPILYEAGSSPSHQWQLRQKLEGLLGQDFTQATLDTTRSLCPQMLQGPRWREQLEGVLVGSRGLPELLPEHLLQDAFTRLRDMRLSVTGTLAESIVAQALEGLNAARDRLGALLQVESLAQQATVTMPPAIPALDGGEPSPLGPGELEGLFFSEEVREKQKDEGEQKHDSPPQKWPESSQCFHLVLSTHSAAEEPEPELAAPGEDAEPQAGPSARGSPSPATPGPQAGPLPCMDLPPSGEPLRHPTRARPRPRRQYHHRPPPGGPQVLPALPQEGNGLSARVDEGVEEFFSKRLIQQDSLWVPEEDSANEGGTTPVPRTLRKKLGTLFAFKKPRSTRGSRPDLETSPGAAPRTRKTTLGDLLRPPSRPGRGEEPGGAEGGTSSPDPAHRSRPRYTRESKAYSMILLPAEEEETLGTRPDKRRPLERGDTELAPSFEQRVQVMLQRIGVSRSSGSAEGKRKQSKDGEIKKAGSDGDIMDSSTEAPPISIKSRTHSVSADPSCRPGPGSQGPESTTWKTLGQQLNAELRGRGWGQQDGPGPPSPCPSPSPRRTSPSPDSLVLPEDPCLGPRNEDGQLRPRPLSAGRRAVSVHEDQLQTPAERPLRLQRSPVLKRRPKPEAPSSPGLGSGLGAQPLPPQPTEPSSPEQKPPSPATDQRGGGPNP
- the CARMIL2 gene encoding capping protein, Arp2/3 and myosin-I linker protein 2 isoform X4, which encodes MAQTPDGISCELRGEITRFLWPKEAELLLKTWLPEREGAERGHVLALLRWRAYLLHTCLPLRVDCTFSYLEVQAMALQETPPQVRHLVPHHSLQPGLCLLFHLPPHMPNPAALPPQVTFELESLPELVLEFAGVAALEQLAQHIAAAIKKVFPRSNLGKLFRKPTSSSMLARLERSSPSEDTLPSSPCGGFLETYEALCDYNGFPFREEIQWDVDTIYHRQGCRHFSLGDFSHLGSRDLALSVAALSYNLWFQCLSCVDMKLSLEVSEQILHMMSQSSHLEELVLENCGLRGDFVRRLAQALAGHSSSALRELSLAGNLLDDRGMAALSRHLEYRPGALRKLSLAQTGLTARGMRSLGRALASNVAFDSALTHLDLSGNPGALGSSEDSGGLYSFLSRPNVLMFLNLAGTDAALDTLFAALAGGCCASLSHLDASRNVFSRTKSRAAPDALQLFLSRAETLRHLGLAGCKLPPDALRALLEGLALNTHTGDLHLDLSACELRSAGAQVIQDLVCDAAAVSSLDLADNGFGSDMVTLVLAIGRSRSLRHVALGRNFNVRCKETLDDVLHRIVQLMQDDDCPLQSLSVAESRLKLASSVLLRALGTNPNLTALDISGNAMGDTGAKMLAKALRVNTRLRSVVWDRNHTSALGLLDVAQALEQNRSLKAMPLPLNDVAQAHRSRPEMTTRAVHQIQACLLRNNRADHASSDRTSCPQPPGLVSDPSEQEVNELCQSVQEHVELLGCGAGPQGEAAVHQAEDAIQNANFSLSILPILYEAGSSPSHQWQLRQKLEGLLGQVGEVCRKDIQDFTQATLDTTRSLCPQMLQGPRWREQLEGVLVGSRGLPELLPEHLLQDAFTRLRDMRLSVTGTLAESIVAQALEGLNAARDRLGALLQVESLAQQATVTMPPAIPALDGGEPSPLGPGELEGLFFSEEVREKQKDEGEQKHDSPPQKWPESSQCFHLVLSTHSAAEEPEPELAAPGEDAEPQAGPSARGSPSPATPGPQAGPLPCMDLPPSGEPLRHPTRARPRPRRQYHHRPPPGGPQVLPALPQEGNGLSARVDEGVEEFFSKRLIQQDSLWVPEEDSANEGGTTPVPRTLRKKLGTLFAFKKPRSTRGSRPDLETSPGAAPRTRKTTLGDLLRPPSRPGRGEEPGGAEGGTSSPDPAHRSRPRYTRESKAYSMILLPAEEEETLGTRPDKRRPLERGDTELAPSFEQRVQVMLQRIGVSRSSGSAEGKRKQSKDGEIKKAGSDGDIMDSSTEAPPISIKSRTHSVSADPSCRPGPGSQGPESTTWKTLGQQLNAELRGRGWGQQDGPGPPSPCPSPSPRRTSPSPDSLVLPEDPCLGPRNEERPLRLQRSPVLKRRPKPEAPSSPGLGSGLGAQPLPPQPTEPSSPEQKPPSPATDQRGGGPNP
- the CARMIL2 gene encoding capping protein, Arp2/3 and myosin-I linker protein 2 isoform X3, with protein sequence MAQTPDGISCELRGEITRFLWPKEAELLLKTWLPEREGAERGHVLALLRWRAYLLHTCLPLRVDCTFSYLEVQAMALQETPPQVRHLVPHHSLQPGLCLLFHLPPHMPNPAALPPQVTFELESLPELVLEFAGVAALEQLAQHIAAAIKKVFPRSNLGKLFRKPTSSSMLARLERSSPSEDTLPSSPCGGFLETYEALCDYNGFPFREEIQWDVDTIYHRQGCRHFSLGDFSHLGSRDLALSVAALSYNLWFQCLSCVDMKLSLEVSEQILHMMSQSSHLEELVLENCGLRGDFVRRLAQALAGHSSSALRELSLAGNLLDDRGMAALSRHLEYRPGALRKLSLAQTGLTARGMRSLGRALASNVAFDSALTHLDLSGNPGALGSSEDSGGLYSFLSRPNVLMFLNLAGTDAALDTLFAALAGGCCASLSHLDASRNVFSRTKSRAAPDALQLFLSRAETLRHLGLAGCKLPPDALRALLEGLALNTHTGDLHLDLSACELRSAGAQVIQDLVCDAAAVSSLDLADNGFGSDMVTLVLAIGRSRSLRHVALGRNFNVRCKETLDDVLHRIVQLMQDDDCPLQSLSVAESRLKLASSVLLRALGTNPNLTALDISGNAMGDTGAKMLAKALRVNTRLRSVVWDRNHTSALGLLDVAQALEQNRSLKAMPLPLNDVAQAHRSRPEMTTRAVHQIQACLLRNNRADHASSDRTSCPQPPGLVSDPSEQEVNELCQSVQEHVELLGCGAGPQGEAAVHQAEDAIQNANFSLSILPILYEAGSSPSHQWQLRQKLEGLLGQVGEVCRKDIQDFTQATLDTTRSLCPQMLQGPRWREQLEGVLVGSRGLPELLPEHLLQDAFTRLRDMRLSVTGTLAESIVAQALEGLNAARDRLGALLQVESLAQQATVTMPPAIPALDGGEPSPLGPGELEGLFFSEEVREKQKDEGEQKHDSPPQKWPESSQCFHLVLSTHSAAEEPEPELAAPGEDAEPQAGPSARGSPSPATPGPQAGPLPCMDLPPSGEPLRHPTRARPRPRRQYHHRPPPGGPQVLPALPQEGNGLSARVDEGVEEFFSKRLIQQDSLWVPEEDSANEGGTTPVPRTLRKKLGTLFAFKKPRSTRGSRPDLETSPGAAPRTRKTTLGDLLRPPSRPGRGEEPGGAEGGTSSPDPAHRSRPRYTRESKAYSMILLPAEEEETLGTRPDKRRPLERGDTELAPSFEQRVQVMLQRIGVSRSSGSAEGKRKQSKDGEIKKAGSDGDIMDSSTEAPPISIKSRTHSVSADPSCRPGPGSQGPESTTWKTLGQQLNAELRGRGWGQQDGPGPPSPCPSPSPRRTSPSPDSLVLPEDPCLGPRNEGRRAVSVHEDQLQTPAERPLRLQRSPVLKRRPKPEAPSSPGLGSGLGAQPLPPQPTEPSSPEQKPPSPATDQRGGGPNP
- the CARMIL2 gene encoding capping protein, Arp2/3 and myosin-I linker protein 2 isoform X6, whose protein sequence is MAQTPDGISCELRGEITRFLWPKEAELLLKTWLPEREGAERGHVLALLRWRAYLLHTCLPLRVDCTFSYLEVQAMALQETPPQVTFELESLPELVLEFAGVAALEQLAQHIAAAIKKVFPRSNLGKLFRKPTSSSMLARLERSSPSEDTLPSSPCGGFLETYEALCDYNGFPFREEIQWDVDTIYHRQGCRHFSLGDFSHLGSRDLALSVAALSYNLWFQCLSCVDMKLSLEVSEQILHMMSQSSHLEELVLENCGLRGDFVRRLAQALAGHSSSALRELSLAGNLLDDRGMAALSRHLEYRPGALRKLSLAQTGLTARGMRSLGRALASNVAFDSALTHLDLSGNPGALGSSEDSGGLYSFLSRPNVLMFLNLAGTDAALDTLFAALAGGCCASLSHLDASRNVFSRTKSRAAPDALQLFLSRAETLRHLGLAGCKLPPDALRALLEGLALNTHTGDLHLDLSACELRSAGAQVIQDLVCDAAAVSSLDLADNGFGSDMVTLVLAIGRSRSLRHVALGRNFNVRCKETLDDVLHRIVQLMQDDDCPLQSLSVAESRLKLASSVLLRALGTNPNLTALDISGNAMGDTGAKMLAKALRVNTRLRSVVWDRNHTSALGLLDVAQALEQNRSLKAMPLPLNDVAQAHRSRPEMTTRAVHQIQACLLRNNRADHASSDRTSCPQPPGLVSDPSEQEVNELCQSVQEHVELLGCGAGPQGEAAVHQAEDAIQNANFSLSILPILYEAGSSPSHQWQLRQKLEGLLGQVGEVCRKDIQDFTQATLDTTRSLCPQMLQGPRWREQLEGVLVGSRGLPELLPEHLLQDAFTRLRDMRLSVTGTLAESIVAQALEGLNAARDRLVESLAQQATVTMPPAIPALDGGEPSPLGPGELEGLFFSEEVREKQKDEGEQKHDSPPQKWPESSQCFHLVLSTHSAAEEPEPELAAPGEDAEPQAGPSARGSPSPATPGPQAGPLPCMDLPPSGEPLRHPTRARPRPRRQYHHRPPPGGPQVLPALPQEGNGLSARVDEGVEEFFSKRLIQQDSLWVPEEDSANEGGTTPVPRTLRKKLGTLFAFKKPRSTRGSRPDLETSPGAAPRTRKTTLGDLLRPPSRPGRGEEPGGAEGGTSSPDPAHRSRPRYTRESKAYSMILLPAEEEETLGTRPDKRRPLERGDTELAPSFEQRVQVMLQRIGVSRSSGSAEGKRKQSKDGEIKKAGSDGDIMDSSTEAPPISIKSRTHSVSADPSCRPGPGSQGPESTTWKTLGQQLNAELRGRGWGQQDGPGPPSPCPSPSPRRTSPSPDSLVLPEDPCLGPRNEERPLRLQRSPVLKRRPKPEAPSSPGLGSGLGAQPLPPQPTEPSSPEQKPPSPATDQRGGGPNP
- the CARMIL2 gene encoding capping protein, Arp2/3 and myosin-I linker protein 2 isoform X7 — its product is MLARLERSSPSEDTLPSSPCGGFLETYEALCDYNGFPFREEIQWDVDTIYHRQGCRHFSLGDFSHLGSRDLALSVAALSYNLWFQCLSCVDMKLSLEVSEQILHMMSQSSHLEELVLENCGLRGDFVRRLAQALAGHSSSALRELSLAGNLLDDRGMAALSRHLEYRPGALRKLSLAQTGLTARGMRSLGRALASNVAFDSALTHLDLSGNPGALGSSEDSGGLYSFLSRPNVLMFLNLAGTDAALDTLFAALAGGCCASLSHLDASRNVFSRTKSRAAPDALQLFLSRAETLRHLGLAGCKLPPDALRALLEGLALNTHTGDLHLDLSACELRSAGAQVIQDLVCDAAAVSSLDLADNGFGSDMVTLVLAIGRSRSLRHVALGRNFNVRCKETLDDVLHRIVQLMQDDDCPLQSLSVAESRLKLASSVLLRALGTNPNLTALDISGNAMGDTGAKMLAKALRVNTRLRSVVWDRNHTSALGLLDVAQALEQNRSLKAMPLPLNDVAQAHRSRPEMTTRAVHQIQACLLRNNRADHASSDRTSCPQPPGLVSDPSEQEVNELCQSVQEHVELLGCGAGPQGEAAVHQAEDAIQNANFSLSILPILYEAGSSPSHQWQLRQKLEGLLGQVGEVCRKDIQDFTQATLDTTRSLCPQMLQGPRWREQLEGVLVGSRGLPELLPEHLLQDAFTRLRDMRLSVTGTLAESIVAQALEGLNAARDRLGALLQVESLAQQATVTMPPAIPALDGGEPSPLGPGELEGLFFSEEVREKQKDEGEQKHDSPPQKWPESSQCFHLVLSTHSAAEEPEPELAAPGEDAEPQAGPSARGSPSPATPGPQAGPLPCMDLPPSGEPLRHPTRARPRPRRQYHHRPPPGGPQVLPALPQEGNGLSARVDEGVEEFFSKRLIQQDSLWVPEEDSANEGGTTPVPRTLRKKLGTLFAFKKPRSTRGSRPDLETSPGAAPRTRKTTLGDLLRPPSRPGRGEEPGGAEGGTSSPDPAHRSRPRYTRESKAYSMILLPAEEEETLGTRPDKRRPLERGDTELAPSFEQRVQVMLQRIGVSRSSGSAEGKRKQSKDGEIKKAGSDGDIMDSSTEAPPISIKSRTHSVSADPSCRPGPGSQGPESTTWKTLGQQLNAELRGRGWGQQDGPGPPSPCPSPSPRRTSPSPDSLVLPEDPCLGPRNEDGQLRPRPLSAGRRAVSVHEDQLQTPAERPLRLQRSPVLKRRPKPEAPSSPGLGSGLGAQPLPPQPTEPSSPEQKPPSPATDQRGGGPNP